The following proteins are co-located in the Paludibaculum fermentans genome:
- a CDS encoding SGNH/GDSL hydrolase family protein, with protein sequence MKLTFLLLACAAVLSAQTPAAEPTELSKLKTTVDRQERTLKDWPNLNRYRAENATVVAPVAGEERVVFMGDSITDGWGRRYGKFFPGKPYINRGISGQTTPQMLLRFRADVIELHPKVVVILAGTNDISGNTGPMTLKETEANLMSMAELARANGIRVVLSALLPTCDYIRPQTDRRPNEKIRELNIWMRGYAAGTGAVFLDYFTPSLDDKQVLKKELTYDGLHPNEAGYEVMGPLAQKAIDVALAK encoded by the coding sequence ATGAAACTCACATTCCTCCTGCTCGCCTGCGCCGCCGTACTTTCCGCCCAAACCCCCGCCGCCGAACCCACCGAACTCTCAAAGCTCAAGACCACCGTCGATCGCCAGGAGCGCACGCTCAAGGACTGGCCCAACCTCAATCGCTACCGGGCCGAAAACGCCACCGTCGTCGCGCCCGTGGCCGGTGAGGAGCGCGTCGTCTTCATGGGCGATTCCATCACCGATGGCTGGGGCCGCCGCTATGGCAAGTTCTTCCCCGGCAAGCCGTACATCAATCGCGGCATCAGCGGCCAGACCACTCCGCAGATGTTGCTGCGCTTCCGCGCCGATGTCATCGAGCTGCACCCGAAAGTCGTCGTGATTCTCGCCGGCACCAACGACATCTCCGGCAACACCGGTCCCATGACGCTGAAAGAAACCGAGGCCAACCTGATGTCGATGGCGGAACTCGCCCGCGCCAACGGCATCCGGGTCGTCCTCTCCGCCTTACTGCCCACCTGCGACTACATCCGCCCGCAGACGGATCGCCGGCCCAACGAGAAGATCCGCGAACTGAACATCTGGATGCGCGGCTACGCTGCCGGTACCGGCGCTGTCTTCCTCGACTACTTCACGCCCTCCCTCGACGACAAGCAGGTCCTCAAAAAGGAGCTCACCTACGATGGCCTGCACCCGAACGAGGCAGGCTACGAAGTGATGGGACCCCTGGCCCAGAAGGCCATCGACGTCGCCCTCGCGAAGTAG
- the meaB gene encoding methylmalonyl Co-A mutase-associated GTPase MeaB, translated as MPPDPTPGATSGGGRPRRGRLSAEAYVDGVLRGDRVVLARAITVIESELPSDGDLAERVLEGVLPRSGGSRRIGITGVPGAGKSTFIDTLGLHLVREHGEKVAVLSIDPSSPISGGSILGDKTRMERLSMEEAAFIRPSPSKCHLGGVARRTRETILLCEAAGFRNVIVETVGVGQSETAVRSMTDYFLLLMISGAGDELQGIKRGIIEMIDGMVINKADGDNKPRAERARVEYSNALHLFPMSPDGWSPKVLTCSSLTGEGVPEVWESVLEHRAQMKANGHFHDRRRRQALNWMQELISLGLEAQFKSDPQVSARLPLMTEEVRRGHMSSFSAARELLALFHPARKGSE; from the coding sequence GTGCCGCCTGATCCCACGCCAGGCGCAACATCCGGCGGCGGGCGGCCTCGACGGGGCCGCCTGTCCGCTGAAGCATATGTGGACGGCGTCCTGCGCGGCGATCGAGTCGTGCTGGCGCGCGCCATTACCGTCATAGAAAGCGAACTCCCTTCAGACGGCGACCTGGCCGAACGGGTCCTGGAAGGCGTGCTGCCGAGGTCCGGCGGTTCGCGCCGCATCGGCATCACCGGAGTGCCCGGGGCAGGGAAGTCCACCTTCATCGATACCCTGGGCCTGCATCTTGTCCGTGAACACGGCGAGAAGGTGGCCGTTCTCAGTATCGATCCCTCCAGTCCGATCTCCGGCGGCAGCATTCTCGGTGACAAGACCCGCATGGAACGGTTGTCGATGGAGGAGGCCGCGTTCATCCGCCCCTCTCCGTCGAAGTGCCATCTCGGCGGCGTCGCGCGGCGCACACGCGAGACCATCCTGCTGTGCGAGGCGGCCGGCTTCCGGAATGTCATCGTCGAGACGGTAGGGGTCGGGCAGAGCGAGACCGCGGTCCGGTCAATGACCGATTACTTCCTGCTGCTGATGATCTCCGGAGCGGGCGACGAGTTGCAGGGCATCAAGCGCGGCATCATCGAGATGATCGACGGTATGGTCATCAACAAAGCGGACGGCGACAACAAGCCGCGAGCTGAGCGCGCCCGCGTCGAGTATTCGAACGCCCTGCACCTGTTTCCGATGAGCCCGGACGGGTGGTCGCCGAAGGTGCTGACCTGCTCGTCCCTCACCGGCGAAGGCGTGCCCGAGGTCTGGGAATCGGTGCTCGAGCATCGGGCGCAGATGAAGGCCAACGGCCATTTCCACGATCGCCGCCGCCGCCAGGCCCTCAACTGGATGCAGGAGTTGATCAGCCTCGGCCTGGAGGCACAGTTCAAGTCAGACCCCCAGGTGAGCGCTCGCCTGCCGTTGATGACGGAGGAAGTCCGCCGGGGTCACATGAGTTCATTCAGCGCCGCCCGCGAGCTGCTGGCGCTATTTCATCCGGCCCGCAAGGGCTCCGAATAG
- a CDS encoding biotin/lipoyl-containing protein: MKLKITIDQKVYEVEVEASAPEQPQLPPVGYLMQPAAVRVPAAPQAPAAAHGGAPVNEDKVCRSPISGIVVKISAQEGQSIQTGDTILVLEAMKMETNITAPVAGKISKINVNPGDGVQAGVVLVEFE, from the coding sequence GTGAAATTGAAGATTACGATTGACCAGAAAGTCTATGAAGTCGAGGTGGAAGCCTCGGCGCCGGAGCAGCCCCAGTTGCCGCCGGTGGGCTACCTCATGCAGCCTGCCGCCGTGCGCGTGCCCGCCGCTCCTCAGGCGCCGGCCGCTGCCCATGGCGGCGCCCCGGTGAACGAAGATAAGGTTTGCCGCAGCCCCATCTCCGGCATCGTTGTGAAGATCTCGGCGCAGGAAGGCCAGAGCATCCAGACCGGCGACACCATCCTCGTACTGGAAGCCATGAAGATGGAGACCAATATCACCGCCCCCGTGGCCGGCAAGATCTCCAAGATCAACGTGAATCCGGGCGACGGCGTCCAGGCGGGCGTTGTCCTGGTGGAATTCGAGTAA
- a CDS encoding VOC family protein, whose translation MVNELIAAGFEFVDHVAIAVKQGELDAQVLKYKALGFTELHREEVYGKHQVREVLLQIGAGPNLIQLLEPLSPESPVAKQIEKSGGRGGFAHLAFRVKDINVAYAVMKEKGFNLTQEPGPGSRGTMIFFVHPKDFSYLIEVVQEGTTHA comes from the coding sequence ATGGTAAACGAACTGATTGCCGCCGGCTTCGAATTTGTCGACCACGTCGCCATCGCCGTGAAGCAGGGTGAACTCGACGCGCAGGTACTGAAGTACAAGGCTCTGGGCTTTACTGAGCTGCACCGGGAAGAAGTCTACGGCAAGCACCAGGTGCGCGAAGTCCTGCTGCAGATCGGCGCGGGTCCGAACCTGATCCAGTTGCTCGAGCCGCTGTCGCCGGAGTCGCCGGTGGCCAAGCAGATCGAAAAGAGCGGCGGGCGGGGCGGTTTCGCTCATCTCGCTTTCCGGGTGAAGGACATCAACGTCGCCTACGCCGTCATGAAAGAGAAGGGCTTCAACCTGACGCAGGAACCCGGCCCCGGCTCGCGCGGCACGATGATCTTCTTCGTCCATCCGAAGGATTTCAGCTACCTCATCGAAGTGGTCCAGGAGGGCACAACTCATGCCTGA
- the scpA gene encoding methylmalonyl-CoA mutase, with protein MRPDFTKIDYAAPAPEAAPASAAAQNWITNEQIAVKPYYTEADLAGLEHLEYAAGLPPYLRGPYSTMYVMRPWTIRQYAGFSTAEESNAFYRRNLAAGQKGLSVAFDLATHRGYDSDHERVTGDVGKAGVAIDSVEDMKILFNQIPLDQMSVSMTMNGAVLPIMAFYIVAAEEQGVPTQKLSGTIQNDILKEFMVRNTYIYPPAPSMHIIGDIFRYCSERMPKFNCISISGYHMQEAGATADIELAYTLADGLEYLRTGIKSGLNVDEFAPRLSFFWAIGMNHFMEIAKMRAARVLWAKIVKSFNPKNPKSMALRTHSQTSGWSLTAQDVFNNVVRTAVEATAAALGHTQSLHTNALDEAIALPTDFSARIARNTQIYLQEETGICRVVDPWAGSYYVESLTNELMQKAWHLIQEVETLGGMTKAIETGLPKMRIEEAAARRQARIDSGKETIVGINKYRLEQEEQLDVLMVDNQAVRESQVRRLNEVKASRDSAAVQASLDALTKCAETGEGNVLELAVTAARLRATLGEISMALEKVHGRYQAVNRTISGVYSSESQSDPEFQKASKAAEDFSKLEGRRPRLLVAKMGQDGHDRGAKVVATAFADLGFDVDVGPLFATPKEVARMAVENDVHAVGVSSLAGGHKSLVPELVAELKRLGREDIVVFVGGVIPPQDYDELKAAGAIDVFGPGSVIPVCAQKVLAALMEMPSAA; from the coding sequence ATGCGTCCGGATTTCACAAAGATTGACTATGCGGCTCCGGCCCCTGAGGCCGCTCCTGCGTCCGCTGCGGCCCAGAACTGGATCACGAACGAACAGATCGCGGTGAAGCCTTACTACACCGAGGCGGATCTGGCCGGGCTCGAGCATCTCGAGTACGCGGCCGGCCTGCCTCCGTATCTGCGCGGACCTTACTCCACGATGTACGTCATGCGGCCCTGGACCATCCGGCAGTATGCCGGGTTCTCCACCGCCGAAGAGTCCAACGCCTTCTACCGCCGCAATCTCGCAGCCGGCCAGAAGGGTCTCTCGGTCGCCTTCGACCTGGCGACGCACCGCGGCTACGACAGCGATCATGAACGGGTGACGGGCGATGTCGGCAAAGCCGGCGTGGCCATCGATTCCGTCGAGGACATGAAGATCCTCTTCAATCAGATCCCGCTGGACCAGATGTCGGTGTCGATGACCATGAATGGGGCCGTGCTGCCCATCATGGCATTCTACATTGTGGCCGCCGAAGAGCAGGGCGTGCCGACGCAGAAGCTGAGCGGAACCATTCAGAACGACATTCTGAAAGAGTTCATGGTCCGCAATACGTATATCTACCCGCCGGCCCCGTCGATGCACATCATTGGCGACATCTTCCGGTATTGCTCCGAGCGGATGCCCAAGTTCAACTGCATCTCGATCTCGGGCTACCACATGCAGGAAGCGGGCGCGACGGCCGATATCGAGCTGGCTTACACGCTGGCCGATGGGCTGGAGTACCTGCGTACCGGCATCAAGTCCGGTTTGAATGTGGACGAGTTCGCGCCGCGCCTGAGCTTCTTCTGGGCCATCGGCATGAACCACTTCATGGAGATCGCCAAGATGCGCGCGGCTCGCGTGCTGTGGGCGAAGATCGTGAAGTCGTTTAACCCGAAGAACCCGAAGTCGATGGCTTTGCGGACGCATTCCCAGACCTCGGGCTGGTCGCTGACGGCGCAGGACGTGTTCAACAACGTGGTGCGTACGGCTGTCGAAGCCACTGCCGCCGCGCTGGGGCACACCCAGTCTCTGCACACCAACGCACTGGACGAAGCCATCGCGCTGCCCACCGATTTCTCGGCGCGCATCGCCAGAAACACCCAGATCTACCTGCAGGAAGAGACCGGCATCTGCCGCGTGGTGGATCCCTGGGCCGGCAGCTACTACGTCGAATCGCTGACCAATGAGCTGATGCAGAAGGCGTGGCATCTAATCCAGGAAGTGGAAACCCTGGGCGGCATGACCAAAGCCATCGAAACCGGCCTGCCGAAGATGCGCATCGAAGAGGCGGCGGCCCGCCGTCAGGCGCGCATCGACTCCGGCAAGGAGACGATCGTCGGCATCAACAAATACCGGTTGGAGCAGGAAGAACAGCTCGACGTGCTGATGGTTGACAACCAGGCCGTCCGCGAGAGCCAGGTCCGCCGGCTGAACGAAGTGAAGGCCTCGCGCGATTCCGCCGCGGTCCAGGCCTCTCTCGACGCGCTGACCAAGTGCGCTGAGACGGGCGAAGGCAACGTGCTGGAACTCGCCGTCACCGCCGCCCGCCTACGGGCGACGCTGGGCGAGATCTCGATGGCGCTCGAGAAGGTGCATGGGCGGTATCAGGCCGTGAACCGCACGATCTCCGGTGTCTACTCCAGTGAGAGTCAGAGCGATCCTGAGTTCCAGAAGGCCAGCAAGGCCGCTGAGGACTTCTCCAAGCTCGAAGGCCGGCGTCCGCGCCTGCTGGTTGCCAAGATGGGCCAGGACGGGCACGACCGCGGAGCCAAAGTGGTGGCCACCGCCTTCGCCGATCTCGGCTTTGACGTCGACGTCGGTCCGCTGTTCGCCACCCCCAAGGAAGTGGCGCGCATGGCCGTCGAAAACGATGTGCATGCGGTGGGCGTCAGTTCGCTCGCCGGCGGTCACAAATCGCTGGTGCCTGAGCTGGTGGCTGAACTGAAGCGGCTGGGCCGTGAGGACATCGTGGTATTTGTGGGTGGCGTGATTCCTCCCCAGGACTACGACGAGCTCAAGGCGGCCGGCGCGATCGATGTGTTTGGACCGGGTTCGGTGATTCCTGTCTGCGCGCAGAAGGTGCTGGCGGCATTGATGGAGATGCCGAGTGCCGCCTGA
- a CDS encoding pseudouridine-5'-phosphate glycosidase has product MKSDQLWIAPRVRGAKLPVVALESTIIAHGMPYPVNVETALEVESIVAAQGATPATLGILDGRIIVGLSEAEIRRMGSEPGVLKACERDIPLAVAQGRNAAVTAGASIAIAAAAGIRVFVTGGIGAVGPHASRDFDISADLPAIAGYPVITVCAGAKAFMDIGATLEWLETQRVPVATWGSDQFPLFYSRRSGFSSGWRVDDAEEVASVFAAKRRLGLDGGLLVAVPLPEEQALPEEVTRAAIHGALEQAEAAGIRGKALTPFLLSKIKELTGGRSLESNIALIKNNARVGARIAAALGSMDLP; this is encoded by the coding sequence ATGAAGTCCGATCAACTGTGGATTGCGCCGCGCGTGCGGGGGGCGAAGCTGCCCGTGGTGGCGCTGGAGTCCACGATCATCGCGCATGGCATGCCGTATCCCGTGAATGTGGAGACGGCGCTGGAGGTGGAGTCGATTGTCGCGGCGCAAGGCGCGACTCCGGCGACGCTGGGGATCCTGGATGGCCGCATCATCGTGGGCTTGAGCGAGGCGGAGATCCGGCGGATGGGTTCGGAGCCGGGCGTGTTGAAAGCGTGCGAGCGGGATATCCCGCTGGCGGTGGCGCAGGGTCGAAATGCGGCGGTCACGGCCGGTGCGAGTATCGCCATCGCGGCGGCGGCGGGGATCCGGGTTTTCGTGACGGGCGGAATCGGGGCAGTGGGTCCGCATGCTTCCAGGGACTTCGATATCTCAGCGGATCTGCCTGCGATCGCCGGCTACCCGGTGATCACGGTGTGCGCCGGCGCCAAGGCGTTCATGGATATCGGCGCGACCTTGGAATGGCTGGAGACGCAGCGCGTACCGGTGGCGACCTGGGGCAGTGACCAGTTTCCGCTGTTCTACTCGAGACGCAGTGGGTTCAGCAGCGGCTGGCGAGTGGATGACGCGGAAGAGGTGGCAAGCGTCTTTGCAGCCAAGCGCAGGTTGGGGCTGGACGGCGGACTGCTGGTGGCTGTGCCGTTGCCGGAGGAGCAGGCCCTGCCGGAAGAAGTGACCCGGGCTGCCATTCACGGAGCGCTGGAGCAGGCGGAGGCCGCGGGGATCAGGGGCAAGGCGCTGACCCCGTTCCTGCTCTCCAAGATCAAAGAACTCACAGGCGGGCGGAGCCTGGAAAGCAACATCGCGCTGATCAAGAACAACGCCCGGGTGGGGGCGCGGATCGCAGCGGCTCTTGGCTCGATGGACTTGCCGTAG
- a CDS encoding alpha/beta hydrolase family protein: MRYTLLALIGSLATASAQPQQDLDTLLRLLPASNTKITGRINARDKSWEEWQRRTGELPPDFSKLPRRPFLPDPLVDVKTGAAIHTRAEWAAQREHVRALYEQWVFGRIPPKPSNLKVTVQRESKDGALTIREVLLEFGPEHKARLHVQLILPPGKGPFPVFLTNHPRTRAWVNTAVRRGYIGAIYQAMDPVYGFEDDSETFIEAYPDYDFSCLARWAWAGMRAVDFLQTVPEVDKARIAISGHSRNGKQALLAAALDERIGAIALSSGNTGEGNPWRFTTDAFYNESLDGITTNFPHWFHPRLRFFSGREDQLPIDQNLLMAMVAPRGLLLASAYSEGQGAPFGFEQAYRSVKRVYDWFGTPGKVGLSLRAGEHPTTAEDIEKYVDFFDLAFGRTNGKPPETWVLGYDFDTWKRLSGETAAKPGPDPLRYLLGDEPAGLTYPAASAVKASAFSSDGWLADLYHRPLQIAGAKYAPIAFGDDLKADLYLPASRVAQGQRVPVVIWLHPYSHSTGYSRQGRRPIEEFVKRGFAVLAFDQIGFGTRIHQQLDFYRRYPHWSLLGKMVADTRAAVAAMRSLDVIDPGKVYLAGFSLGARVALWTAAQEPAVTGIAMVGGFQPLKLSTPDDGSEGIRHFSHLHGLMPRMGFYLGKEAQLPADESDVLSRLGSRPVFLISGTLDHYAPVDQVRRGVAGRSNVKLLTPEDFHRDTPASITATADWLAAQAQK, from the coding sequence ATGCGGTACACGCTGCTCGCGCTCATCGGCTCTCTGGCCACGGCCTCCGCCCAGCCGCAACAGGATCTCGACACCCTGCTGCGTCTGCTGCCCGCGTCCAATACCAAGATCACCGGCCGCATCAATGCCAGGGACAAGAGCTGGGAAGAGTGGCAGCGCCGCACCGGCGAATTGCCACCCGACTTCTCGAAACTGCCCAGGCGGCCGTTCCTGCCGGATCCGCTTGTTGACGTCAAGACGGGAGCCGCGATCCACACCCGGGCGGAGTGGGCTGCCCAGCGCGAGCACGTCCGGGCCCTCTACGAGCAGTGGGTCTTTGGCCGCATCCCACCCAAGCCCTCCAACCTGAAGGTCACAGTTCAGCGCGAGTCCAAGGACGGCGCGCTGACCATCCGCGAAGTCCTGCTGGAGTTTGGTCCGGAGCACAAGGCCCGGCTCCACGTGCAGCTCATCCTTCCGCCCGGCAAGGGGCCGTTCCCTGTCTTCCTGACGAATCATCCGCGCACCCGCGCTTGGGTGAACACAGCGGTGCGCCGCGGCTACATCGGAGCCATCTACCAGGCGATGGACCCGGTCTATGGCTTTGAGGACGACAGCGAGACGTTTATCGAGGCTTATCCCGACTACGACTTCTCCTGCCTCGCCCGCTGGGCCTGGGCCGGCATGCGCGCCGTCGATTTCCTGCAGACCGTGCCGGAGGTCGACAAGGCCCGCATCGCCATCAGCGGGCATTCGCGCAACGGCAAGCAGGCGCTGCTGGCCGCGGCTCTCGACGAACGCATCGGCGCCATTGCGCTCTCCAGCGGCAACACCGGGGAAGGGAATCCGTGGCGCTTCACTACCGACGCGTTCTACAACGAGAGCCTGGACGGCATCACCACCAACTTCCCGCACTGGTTCCACCCGCGCCTGCGCTTCTTCTCGGGCCGCGAGGATCAGCTGCCCATCGACCAGAATCTGCTGATGGCGATGGTGGCTCCCCGAGGCCTGCTGCTGGCGTCCGCCTATTCGGAAGGGCAGGGCGCTCCGTTTGGGTTTGAACAGGCCTACCGCAGCGTCAAGCGCGTGTACGATTGGTTCGGAACGCCCGGCAAGGTCGGCCTCTCCCTACGCGCGGGCGAGCACCCCACCACCGCGGAAGACATCGAGAAGTACGTCGACTTCTTCGACCTCGCCTTCGGCCGCACCAATGGCAAGCCGCCGGAGACGTGGGTGCTCGGCTACGATTTCGATACCTGGAAGCGGCTCAGCGGGGAAACCGCGGCCAAACCCGGTCCGGATCCCCTCCGCTACCTTCTCGGCGACGAGCCCGCCGGCCTCACTTACCCGGCCGCCAGCGCAGTCAAGGCTTCGGCGTTCTCCAGCGACGGCTGGCTCGCTGACCTCTACCACCGCCCCCTCCAGATCGCCGGAGCCAAATATGCGCCCATCGCGTTTGGCGATGATCTCAAGGCGGATCTCTACCTGCCTGCCTCCCGCGTGGCCCAGGGCCAGCGCGTACCCGTCGTCATCTGGCTGCACCCCTACAGCCACTCCACTGGCTACTCCCGGCAGGGCCGCCGCCCCATAGAGGAGTTCGTGAAGCGTGGCTTCGCCGTCCTGGCGTTCGACCAGATCGGCTTCGGTACCCGCATTCACCAGCAGCTCGACTTCTACCGACGCTACCCGCACTGGTCGCTGCTCGGCAAGATGGTGGCCGATACGCGCGCCGCCGTCGCCGCCATGCGCAGCCTGGATGTGATCGATCCCGGCAAAGTTTATCTGGCCGGATTCTCCCTGGGCGCCCGGGTCGCCTTGTGGACCGCCGCACAGGAGCCCGCCGTCACCGGCATTGCCATGGTGGGCGGCTTCCAACCCTTGAAGCTCTCCACGCCGGACGACGGCTCAGAGGGGATCCGCCACTTCTCCCACTTGCACGGCCTGATGCCGCGCATGGGCTTCTACCTCGGCAAAGAAGCGCAGTTGCCCGCCGACGAGAGCGACGTGCTGTCGCGCCTCGGCTCGCGCCCGGTCTTCCTGATCAGCGGCACTCTCGACCACTACGCGCCGGTCGATCAGGTGCGCCGCGGAGTGGCCGGCCGCTCGAATGTGAAGCTTCTGACCCCGGAAGACTTTCACCGTGACACGCCCGCCAGCATCACGGCCACGGCCGACTGGCTGGCGGCCCAGGCACAGAAATAG
- a CDS encoding acetyl-CoA hydrolase/transferase family protein produces the protein MSLPFPILTAEEAAELIHHGSTIGFSGFTPAGAAKAIPFALAEKAKREHAAGREFKVGVLTGASTGKSLDGALAEAEAISFRTPYQSNAILRKQINSGQVKFVDMHLSLLPQNVRYGFLGPVHWAVVEACDITPGGGIVLSTSVGAANTYLRLADKVLIELNAKHPATLLGMHDIFEPLDPPARQEIPVYASSDRIGSPICVVDPKKIAGVVLTNQADETAGFDEPTPVTDQIGQNVADFLVAEMKANRIPPQFLPLQSGVGNIANAVLGALGRSKEVPAFEMYTEVLQDSVVPLLESGRCTFASTCALTLSPAAMKNVTSNIEFFKSRILMRPQEISNHPEIVRRLGIVSMNTAIEVDLGGNVNSTHVMGKTMMNGIGGSGDFTRNAYLSIFSCPSTAKGGKISAIVPLASHMDHSEHSVQVIITEQGVADLRGKDPRERAELIINHCAHPDYRQQLRDYLAFTAPTSHEPLSLSLGLAMHRQFTRSGDMRNINWADYR, from the coding sequence ATGTCACTACCGTTCCCCATTCTCACCGCGGAAGAGGCGGCTGAGCTGATTCATCATGGCTCCACTATCGGGTTTAGCGGATTTACTCCGGCGGGCGCGGCCAAGGCCATTCCCTTTGCGCTGGCCGAGAAGGCCAAGCGGGAACACGCCGCGGGACGCGAATTCAAAGTCGGCGTGCTGACGGGCGCCTCCACCGGCAAGTCGCTCGACGGCGCGCTGGCCGAAGCCGAGGCGATCAGCTTCCGTACGCCGTATCAGTCCAACGCGATCCTGCGCAAGCAGATCAACTCGGGCCAGGTGAAGTTCGTCGATATGCACCTGTCGCTGCTGCCGCAGAATGTGCGCTACGGCTTCCTGGGTCCAGTGCATTGGGCCGTGGTGGAAGCGTGCGACATTACGCCGGGCGGCGGCATCGTGTTGTCCACCTCAGTGGGTGCGGCGAACACCTACCTGCGCCTGGCGGACAAGGTCCTGATCGAATTGAACGCCAAGCACCCAGCCACCCTGCTGGGCATGCACGACATCTTCGAACCGCTGGATCCCCCGGCCCGCCAGGAGATTCCGGTCTACGCGTCGTCCGACCGCATCGGTTCGCCCATCTGCGTCGTCGATCCCAAGAAGATCGCCGGTGTTGTCCTGACGAACCAGGCCGACGAAACGGCCGGCTTTGACGAACCTACACCCGTGACCGACCAGATCGGGCAGAACGTGGCGGACTTCCTCGTCGCCGAAATGAAGGCCAATCGTATTCCGCCGCAGTTCCTGCCGCTGCAATCGGGCGTCGGCAACATCGCCAACGCGGTGCTGGGCGCCCTGGGCCGCAGCAAGGAAGTGCCGGCCTTCGAGATGTACACCGAAGTGTTGCAGGACTCCGTTGTGCCGCTGCTCGAAAGCGGCCGCTGCACCTTCGCTTCCACCTGCGCGCTGACCCTGTCGCCCGCGGCGATGAAGAACGTGACGTCGAACATCGAGTTCTTCAAGAGCCGCATTCTCATGCGTCCGCAGGAGATCTCGAATCACCCTGAGATCGTGCGGCGCCTGGGGATTGTGTCGATGAACACGGCCATCGAAGTCGACCTCGGCGGCAACGTCAATTCAACGCACGTCATGGGCAAGACGATGATGAACGGCATCGGCGGTTCGGGCGACTTCACCCGCAACGCCTACCTGTCGATCTTCTCCTGCCCGTCGACGGCCAAGGGCGGCAAGATCTCCGCCATCGTGCCGCTAGCTTCGCACATGGATCACAGCGAGCACTCGGTGCAGGTCATCATCACGGAACAGGGTGTCGCCGACCTGCGCGGCAAGGATCCGCGCGAGCGAGCCGAACTGATCATCAACCACTGCGCGCATCCGGACTATCGCCAGCAGTTGCGCGATTACCTGGCGTTCACCGCGCCGACGAGCCATGAGCCGCTGTCGCTGTCGCTGGGCCTGGCCATGCACCGCCAGTTCACGCGGAGCGGGGATATGCGGAACATTAATTGGGCGGATTACCGATAA
- a CDS encoding methylmalonyl-CoA mutase family protein, with amino-acid sequence MPDASPGTDTLRLKEEFPPVSTADWEATIIADLKGADYDKRLVWKTEEGIAVRPYYRKENLPAQTARALNAGPWAIAQGPAPEGAIQAAAHHEAGATAVQELAYAIAEGADRLAAGADPAQSFVFAVGSNYFVEIAKLRAARLLWKRVVSAFGLADAPVKIHTVTALENKSIYDPYTNLLRVTTEALSGVLGGADSLNVQATGFPDRLAKNVQLVIKEEAHLDKVADPAGGSYYIEALTDALAQAAWKLFQQIEAEGGFAAAQGTISAAIAVSRAAKEKAIASRRRVLVGVNNYPDIHEKELDHAGALSGWHLAEPIEHIRLRTERYAKTAGRTPKVLLLKRGDLKMKMARGQFCQNFFGCAGFDIEESESYEGTDAALIVLCSSDPEYIEFAREVCSNVKVPVVVAGNPKEQIEELKVLGVAGFVHVLSNMVDTLNEWQDKLGIGGKEEK; translated from the coding sequence ATGCCTGATGCATCACCGGGCACCGATACACTGCGCCTGAAGGAAGAGTTCCCGCCGGTCTCCACGGCCGACTGGGAAGCGACCATCATCGCCGACCTTAAGGGCGCGGACTACGACAAGCGGCTGGTTTGGAAGACGGAAGAGGGCATTGCCGTACGGCCCTACTACCGGAAGGAAAACCTGCCCGCGCAGACAGCGCGTGCGTTGAATGCCGGCCCGTGGGCGATTGCCCAGGGGCCCGCCCCGGAAGGCGCCATTCAGGCCGCCGCCCACCACGAAGCGGGCGCCACCGCCGTCCAGGAGTTGGCCTACGCCATCGCCGAAGGCGCTGATCGTCTCGCCGCCGGCGCGGATCCAGCCCAGTCGTTTGTCTTCGCTGTCGGCTCCAACTACTTCGTCGAAATCGCCAAGCTGCGCGCCGCCCGCCTCCTCTGGAAGCGGGTGGTTTCCGCGTTTGGCCTGGCGGATGCGCCAGTGAAGATCCACACCGTCACGGCGCTGGAGAACAAGAGCATCTACGACCCCTACACGAACCTGCTGCGGGTCACCACCGAGGCTCTTTCCGGCGTACTGGGCGGAGCGGACTCGTTGAACGTGCAGGCGACCGGATTCCCCGATCGCCTGGCAAAGAACGTTCAACTCGTCATCAAGGAAGAGGCGCACCTGGATAAGGTGGCCGATCCGGCCGGCGGGTCGTATTACATCGAGGCATTGACGGACGCCCTGGCCCAGGCTGCCTGGAAGCTCTTCCAGCAGATTGAAGCCGAGGGTGGCTTTGCCGCTGCCCAGGGCACCATCTCGGCGGCCATCGCGGTCTCTCGCGCGGCCAAGGAGAAGGCGATCGCTTCGCGCCGCCGCGTTCTCGTCGGTGTCAACAATTACCCGGACATTCACGAGAAGGAACTGGATCACGCCGGCGCCTTGAGCGGCTGGCATCTGGCCGAGCCCATCGAACACATCCGGCTGCGCACGGAACGGTATGCCAAGACGGCAGGCAGGACGCCAAAGGTCCTGCTGTTGAAGCGGGGCGACCTCAAGATGAAGATGGCCCGCGGCCAGTTCTGCCAGAACTTCTTCGGCTGCGCCGGCTTCGACATCGAAGAGAGCGAAAGCTACGAAGGAACGGACGCGGCGCTGATTGTGTTGTGCAGTTCCGATCCTGAGTACATCGAGTTCGCCCGCGAAGTCTGCTCCAATGTGAAGGTGCCGGTGGTGGTTGCCGGTAATCCGAAGGAGCAGATCGAGGAGCTGAAGGTTCTTGGTGTGGCCGGCTTCGTTCATGTCCTCTCGAACATGGTGGACACCCTGAACGAGTGGCAGGACAAGCTGGGTATCGGCGGAAAGGAGGAGAAGTAA